Within Amycolatopsis sp. cg5, the genomic segment CAGGCCGGCCACCCGCCAGCCATCCCTGGTGGACTTGCTTCGGCACACCGCCGGCCTGCCCGAGGGACTGCTCGGCGACAGCCCGGTCCACCGCATGTACGCCGACGCGGTCGGCGACGGCATGACCGACCTGACCGGCCGGGAGTTCATCGAGCGCCTCGCCGCGCTCCCGCTGCTGCACGAGCCCGGCGCGGTGTGGCACTACGGCTGGGGCCTCGACCTCATCGGCCTGATCATCGAGTCGCTCACCGGCGAACGTCTCGGCGACTACCTGCGGAAGGCCGTTTTCGCGCCACTCGGCATGAAGGACACGACCTTCGGAGTGTCCGATGAGGACCGTTTCGCGCGGCCGTTGCCACGAGACCCGCTGACCGGAAAGCCGCAGAGCCTGCCCGACCTCGGGCGGGCGCGCTTCGACTCCGGCGGGGCGGGCTTGGTCAGCACCGTGCCCGACTACCTGCGCTTCCTCCGCGTGCTGCTGGACAAGGGCCATGGCCTGCTCGGGCGCAAGACGGTCGAGTTCATGCTGACCGAACAGACCGGACCGGGCACCGACCTGACCCGGCTGCACAAGCCCGGCTGGAACCCCGGCCACGGTTTCGGCCTGGCAGTGGCGGTTCGCCGTACCGCGGCCGGGGGCACCGCGGGGTCCCCCGGCGAGGTGACCTGGCCCGGCGCGGCGGGCACGAGCTGGTGGGCCGATCCGGTCGAAGACCTGGGGGTGGCCTTTTTCACGCACACCCCGTCGGCGATCCAGGGCCACTACCAGCAGCAGGTCAAAGCACTGGTCACGCAGGCACTGCGCTGAGTGTTCACCAGTGGGTGTCTTTGACGCAGGTGGTCCCGTTCCAGTGGGTGTCCGCCGGGCAGTCGGTGGGGCCGTCGGCGAGGACGCTGACCGAGGGGCTTTCGGTGCTCGCCGCGAGGGTGGCGGGGGCGAGGGTGGTGAACAACGCGGCGAAGCCGATGACCGAACCGACGATCGAGGCGGTGAGCTTGCGCTTGGCGTTCATCCGGGGCCTCCGTCTTGGGTGGTTTTCGCAGGTCCTCCCTGCTGGAACCCACTAGACAGCCGCGGCCCATCGGTCCTCTTTCGGTCGGCTATCGGCGGAGGCGGTGACGGCGGATAGGCGATGCATAGAGATCGAATAGCCGCCCCGGCGACAGTTCTCCCATCGAAACGGCAAGCGCCACCACCACAGCGCCACACCTGGAGGTTGGAACCATGACCACGACGGAGAATCCTTGCGACGCACTTGACTGCCAGAACGCGTCCGTGCCGGGGCACCGCATCTGCATGGCCTGCAGTGACCAGGCGGGCACCGAGCTCGTCGGGTTGCCGCGGCTCTATGACGAGCTCGAGCGCACACTGACGCTCGGCCGCACCGGGATGCGGGAACGGATCAGCGGCTGGCGGCCGAACGGGATCTCCCTCAACGAGCCCGCCGTCAACATCAGGGCCGAGATGGTCGAGGTGCTCAGCGCCTGGGCGAAGCTGGTCGTCGACGAGCTCGGCGTGGCACCCGGCTACCACCGCCAGGTCCGCAAGCTCGCCGGCTTCCTCATGGTCCACTTCGACGCGCTGATGGCGCACCCGGCGGCCAGCGACTTCGTCGAAGAGATCAACGACCTGGCTGGTGCCGCCCGCGGTGTGCTGGAGCCCAGCAACGAGATGCAACTCGACCTGGGGCCGTGTGCCGAGCAGGACTGCGACCGCACCGTGCACGCGACGATCAAGGGTGACGGCGAATGGTCGCCGGACCAGGTCGGCTGCGAAGCGGGACACACCGTGCGACCCGACCAATGGCTTCTACTGGGCCGTCGCATCGAGCGAGCCCAGCAGAACATCAGCGTTTCCTCGCACGCCGCCTGACTCCCCTCAAGGCGGCCTGAAAGGGGCCTCCCGCGCGTTCACACGCGCGAGAGGCCCCTTTTGCGTGCGCGCGAAAAGTGTTGGGACACAAAGGAAAACCGGGGTTGACAGCAATCCGAGCGTCATGTCACGCTTTCTGCACGGCACACGTATGCCCAAAGCGGAAAACGTTCCCACTGGTTGAGCATTCCGCGAATTCCCCATTATCTGCCTTTACTCATGAGGGGTGAACTATGTCCGAGATCGAGCGGCATTCCGGTTCCGGGGTCGATGTGGCGATCGTCGGAATGGGTCCACGAGGGCTTTCCGTGCTGGAGCGCCTGCTCGTGCGGCTGACCGAGGAACCCGCCGCGCCTGCCGTCCGGATCTGGACCATCGATCCCGGCGAGCACGGCGCGGGCCGGGTCTGGCGCAGTTCGCAGCCGGACTGGTTCGCGATGAACACGGTCACCGGCGAGGTCAGCCTCTATTCCGGCGAACCGGATGGCGGACCACCGAGAGCGGGTGCCGGGCCGTCACTGCACCAGTGGCTGACCCGGCATCCGGACAGCAGGTTCTCCGCGCTCGGCCCGTGCGACTACGCGCCCCGCCCGGTCTTCGGCGAGTACCTGACCAGCGTGTTCGACGCACTGGTCACTTCGGCGCCACCCGGTGTCGAGGTCATCCCGATCACCGCGCAGGTCACCAGGATCGACGAGGTCGGCGGCCGGAAACGGCTGACGACCGAGGACAAGGCGATCGTCGCCGACA encodes:
- a CDS encoding serine hydrolase domain-containing protein, whose product is MMDEVVEWAEPHEVGLDPARLARIGRFFEAEIAAGRMPGAVLGIVRDGRLAFLEAFGHRDRARGLPMTTDSLFWIASMSKPVTAVGALLLHEQGRLMLDTPVSTYLPEFANRLVAHGDGTTRPATRQPSLVDLLRHTAGLPEGLLGDSPVHRMYADAVGDGMTDLTGREFIERLAALPLLHEPGAVWHYGWGLDLIGLIIESLTGERLGDYLRKAVFAPLGMKDTTFGVSDEDRFARPLPRDPLTGKPQSLPDLGRARFDSGGAGLVSTVPDYLRFLRVLLDKGHGLLGRKTVEFMLTEQTGPGTDLTRLHKPGWNPGHGFGLAVAVRRTAAGGTAGSPGEVTWPGAAGTSWWADPVEDLGVAFFTHTPSAIQGHYQQQVKALVTQALR